Proteins from one Oscillospiraceae bacterium genomic window:
- the hemZ gene encoding coproporphyrinogen dehydrogenase HemZ, with product MVKVIAPEELLYESINLTKVFFIGEKVVFEDEADITVTVQKSDEIITVELKDGIHIEADSESVRQSEYLCAPDLDLALGRAFYRAGMRFTGRKPLWGILTGVRPAKLFMGLTSESSREKAEQVFIDDYYVSEKKTRLCALVGDNRTKSGAVSKNDECSLYISIPYCPSRCAYCSFVSQDNDHYDQKQIEQYLKLLHLEIKQTCAYIKNAGQRIITIYVGGGTPAILSPVQLSELTETLVQNAPGYHELTVELGRPDAITAEKLSALHNICNARISINPQTMHDPVLERIGRKHTVKQFYRAYENAVKAGFTDINVDLIAGLPGDTEDGFIESVMGIQALSPANITIHSYAKKRGSKLAQEGGADELIQSGTVEHGLDHCAHILLNRDYSPYYLYRQRDISGGGENVGWCKEDSFGLYNIYMMDELHSIYGCGAGSVTKAVRAQNDLIRFFNQRLPLEYIKHFDEMCVKKKEFIEREAVRKQ from the coding sequence ATGGTAAAAGTAATCGCTCCCGAGGAGCTTCTGTATGAGTCAATTAATCTGACAAAGGTATTTTTTATCGGGGAAAAAGTTGTCTTTGAAGACGAAGCGGATATTACTGTGACCGTTCAAAAATCAGATGAGATCATCACGGTTGAACTCAAAGACGGAATCCATATCGAGGCCGACAGCGAATCGGTCCGACAGTCGGAATACTTGTGCGCACCCGATCTTGATCTTGCACTCGGTAGGGCTTTTTACCGGGCGGGAATGCGCTTTACCGGACGCAAACCGCTATGGGGCATTCTGACCGGCGTCAGGCCGGCGAAACTGTTCATGGGTCTGACTTCTGAGAGTTCCCGGGAAAAAGCAGAACAAGTCTTTATTGACGACTATTACGTCAGTGAAAAAAAGACCCGGTTATGCGCTTTGGTCGGAGACAACAGGACTAAATCCGGTGCCGTTTCCAAAAATGATGAGTGCAGTTTATATATCTCAATCCCATATTGCCCAAGCCGCTGTGCCTATTGCTCGTTTGTCTCACAGGACAATGACCACTACGATCAAAAACAGATTGAGCAATATCTCAAACTGTTGCATCTTGAGATCAAACAAACTTGCGCATATATTAAAAACGCGGGGCAGAGAATAATCACAATCTATGTCGGCGGCGGCACCCCTGCGATTTTATCACCCGTGCAGCTCTCCGAACTCACCGAAACCCTTGTGCAAAACGCGCCCGGATATCATGAATTAACCGTGGAACTCGGCCGTCCGGATGCGATCACTGCGGAAAAGCTTAGCGCTCTGCACAACATCTGCAATGCCCGTATCTCAATCAATCCCCAGACGATGCACGATCCGGTACTTGAACGTATCGGAAGAAAACACACGGTTAAGCAGTTTTACCGCGCTTACGAAAACGCCGTAAAAGCGGGATTTACCGATATCAACGTCGACCTGATCGCCGGACTGCCGGGTGATACCGAAGACGGTTTTATCGAGAGCGTCATGGGGATTCAAGCGCTGTCCCCGGCCAATATTACTATCCACAGCTACGCCAAAAAACGCGGTTCAAAATTGGCACAAGAGGGCGGCGCTGACGAACTGATTCAAAGCGGGACTGTCGAACACGGGCTTGACCATTGTGCGCATATTCTTTTGAATAGGGATTATTCCCCGTATTATCTTTACCGTCAGCGTGACATCAGCGGGGGCGGCGAAAACGTCGGTTGGTGCAAAGAGGATTCTTTCGGACTTTACAACATATACATGATGGATGAACTGCACAGCATCTACGGCTGCGGAGCAGGCAGCGTGACAAAAGCTGTGCGTGCGCAAAACGATTTGATTCGGTTTTTTAATCAGCGGCTGCCGCTGGAATATATCAAGCACTTTGACGAAATGTGCGTTAAGAAAAAAGAATTCATCGAGAGGGAGGCTGTTCGAAAACAATGA